The following coding sequences are from one Methanosarcina sp. WWM596 window:
- a CDS encoding transposase produces MPKYINTIKTITSREIRKNFPEVKTMLWKDTFW; encoded by the coding sequence ATTCCAAAATATATCAACACCATCAAGACAATAACTTCAAGGGAGATTCGTAAAAACTTCCCTGAAGTAAAAACTATGTTATGGAAAGATACGTTCTGGTAA
- a CDS encoding metallophosphoesterase — protein MKIYCASDFHIGYEDANYPKIKEFFELVKVNADELILCGDVLDLWRCPIETIESQEPMKSTYEALLKVAEEVPTIIIWGNHDYKLWKKVKIPVQVTDSFVSNNIYYCHGWRFDLQQMFGHWLYGWLVDQFPYLYQKFIKSPFELKIEDKNYCLHIEKIHEKAREFINKEGLDYLIMGHTHEPVGDDGKLFDCGDMIDSFTYVVIEDGKPRLEQMP, from the coding sequence ATGAAAATATACTGCGCATCCGACTTTCATATCGGTTACGAAGATGCAAATTATCCGAAAATAAAAGAATTTTTTGAGCTGGTGAAAGTAAATGCAGACGAACTTATCCTCTGCGGGGATGTCCTAGATTTGTGGCGCTGTCCCATTGAAACTATCGAAAGCCAGGAACCTATGAAAAGCACTTACGAAGCGTTACTTAAAGTGGCAGAGGAAGTTCCCACCATAATCATCTGGGGAAACCATGACTATAAGCTGTGGAAAAAAGTAAAAATCCCCGTACAGGTTACTGATAGTTTTGTTTCAAACAACATCTATTATTGTCATGGCTGGCGATTTGATTTACAGCAGATGTTCGGGCACTGGCTGTACGGCTGGCTCGTAGACCAGTTCCCCTACCTGTATCAAAAATTCATTAAATCTCCTTTTGAACTAAAAATTGAGGACAAAAATTATTGCCTGCACATCGAGAAGATCCATGAGAAAGCAAGGGAGTTCATCAACAAAGAAGGGTTGGATTACCTGATTATGGGGCATACCCATGAGCCGGTAGGAGATGATGGTAAACTCTTTGACTGTGGGGACATGATTGACAGCTTCACCTACGTAGTAATTGAAGATGGAAAGCCCAGGCTTGAGCAGATGCCTTGA
- a CDS encoding IS110 family transposase codes for MVEVINKACGLDIHKLFFIATILSRSGEKQQQYFSRTPDEILAFKNWVISDKCDVVACESTSDFWVPIYDALIKHLPVIVGNARDMKAFTHKKTDKIDSEFIAQLALNNMIQPSRVFPKNHRTFRSCIRLRHNLVQKRTDIKNEAHAILAPEMFNLKNVLTDIFGKSGRAILSGICSGKSVDQIIASLSPNVRKKSDQIRETLDREISQGAAFRLQICLDIIKHLDNEIKILEKEIFNYAYKNHKQEMEILMSVPGIGELGAATLIAEIGDFKDFSSGDKLASWLGIVPNVYQSADKYHNGRITKRGSKEARWILTQIAQAAARTKNSRLKEFFNRKKKSIGHSKAIIALARKIATIIWHLITNEEMYEDETGYKKGEIQKRKIVETEIFSVDERIKIMSEIYVIARNEEREST; via the coding sequence TTGGTTGAAGTCATTAACAAAGCTTGTGGTTTAGACATTCACAAACTCTTTTTCATTGCTACAATCCTCAGTAGATCTGGTGAAAAACAGCAACAATATTTCTCTAGAACCCCTGACGAAATTTTAGCTTTTAAAAACTGGGTTATATCAGATAAATGTGACGTTGTTGCCTGTGAATCAACGAGTGACTTTTGGGTTCCGATTTATGATGCGTTGATAAAACATCTACCTGTTATAGTTGGAAATGCCCGAGATATGAAGGCGTTTACACACAAAAAAACAGATAAGATCGATTCCGAATTCATCGCACAACTTGCATTGAATAATATGATTCAACCATCAAGAGTTTTCCCAAAAAACCATAGAACATTTCGTTCATGTATCCGGCTTCGCCATAACCTTGTACAAAAAAGAACAGATATAAAAAATGAAGCTCACGCCATACTCGCACCTGAAATGTTTAATCTGAAGAATGTGCTAACAGATATTTTTGGTAAGAGTGGTAGAGCAATTCTATCAGGAATTTGTTCAGGTAAAAGCGTTGACCAGATTATAGCAAGCCTTTCCCCAAATGTTCGTAAAAAAAGTGATCAGATAAGGGAAACTCTGGACAGAGAAATCTCTCAAGGTGCTGCATTCAGGCTTCAGATCTGTCTGGATATCATAAAGCATCTTGACAATGAAATCAAAATTTTGGAAAAAGAAATATTCAATTATGCTTATAAAAATCATAAGCAAGAAATGGAAATTTTAATGTCTGTTCCAGGAATAGGAGAACTTGGAGCGGCAACTCTTATTGCTGAAATAGGCGATTTCAAAGATTTTTCTTCAGGGGATAAGCTTGCTTCATGGCTTGGCATAGTTCCGAATGTGTACCAATCAGCGGATAAATACCATAACGGAAGAATCACTAAGAGAGGATCTAAGGAAGCAAGGTGGATTCTAACACAGATTGCTCAGGCAGCAGCAAGAACAAAAAATAGCAGGTTAAAAGAGTTTTTCAACAGAAAAAAGAAGTCGATTGGGCATTCAAAGGCAATTATTGCCCTGGCAAGAAAAATTGCAACAATTATATGGCATCTGATCACAAACGAGGAGATGTATGAAGATGAAACTGGATATAAAAAGGGGGAAATTCAAAAGAGAAAGATAGTGGAGACTGAGATATTCTCAGTTGATGAAAGGATCAAAATAATGAGTGAAATATATGTAATTGCGAGAAATGAAGAAAGAGAGAGTACGTGA
- the tnpA gene encoding IS200/IS605 family transposase produces MNCRSHSVHSLHYHFVQCVKYRRKALTNPLVVDFLKTKIHTISETFDVEVLNIKCDKDHFHLLFSAKTSLEFQNISTPSRQ; encoded by the coding sequence ATGAATTGTAGGAGCCATTCTGTGCATTCACTCCATTATCATTTCGTTCAGTGTGTGAAATATAGGAGAAAAGCTCTAACGAACCCTTTAGTTGTTGATTTTCTAAAAACTAAAATCCATACCATAAGTGAAACGTTTGATGTTGAAGTGCTGAATATCAAGTGTGACAAAGACCATTTTCACTTATTATTTTCAGCAAAAACTTCGCTTGAATTCCAAAATATATCAACACCATCAAGACAATAA
- a CDS encoding DUF1269 domain-containing protein: protein MTEVMYGPMQLLVIVFDNPNFHGRIRREFESITDKGMIRLIDLLFIWKDEGGNIASLEATQLDEEERMRFGAVVGGIIGYGAGGEEGAREGMEEGALAAARENYGITEEDILEVTDAIPEGTAAAILIIEHLWAKNLKQAIKDAGGVLVSQGMITPKLLALVGEELAEAVKFAEEKKPGMVAATP from the coding sequence ATGACCGAAGTAATGTATGGGCCTATGCAGCTCTTAGTGATCGTATTCGATAATCCGAACTTCCACGGCCGGATCCGTCGTGAATTTGAGTCAATCACGGATAAAGGAATGATCAGGCTCATTGACCTGCTGTTCATATGGAAAGATGAGGGTGGTAATATTGCTTCTCTGGAAGCTACACAGCTGGACGAAGAGGAGAGAATGCGTTTCGGGGCCGTTGTAGGAGGAATCATTGGGTATGGAGCTGGCGGCGAAGAAGGGGCCAGGGAAGGTATGGAGGAAGGAGCCCTGGCAGCAGCCAGGGAAAACTATGGAATTACTGAAGAAGATATCCTGGAGGTAACCGATGCAATCCCGGAAGGTACCGCCGCCGCTATCCTTATCATCGAACACCTCTGGGCAAAGAATCTTAAACAGGCGATTAAAGATGCGGGAGGAGTGCTGGTCTCCCAGGGAATGATCACACCTAAGTTACTTGCTTTAGTTGGAGAAGAACTGGCAGAAGCGGTTAAATTTGCAGAGGAAAAGAAACCGGGAATGGTAGCAGCGACACCCTGA
- a CDS encoding S9 family peptidase, producing MNRNIVIFVVLLLVTVAGPGCISQPDKPQSEGSQQDNMSDENVQDIKDIEGIWLGSLEVPGGNELRILFNISTGPEGLPTATMDSLDQEANGIPVETVTYKDGDLRLEVKSIRGVFEGTLKEDRKTIEGEWKQAGSVLPLVLSRIDEKPEIRREQDPVKPYPYDEEEVVYENTEAGVKLAGTLTLPRSEGPFPAVILITGSGPQNRDEGVFGHRPFLVLSDYLTRQGIAVLRADDRGIGGSTGNVSNVTSEDFAGDVLAGIEYLKSREEIDPTRIGLIGHSEGGLIAPIVAVRSPDVAFIVLMAGPGLTGEEIILLQSDLISRAEGVDNETITRNNVLMKSMYSVIKEEQNNTIAEKKLRKLIMDEMANMSEEEKQNSGYSEATLDALVNAQVQTLISPWMRFFLTYDPAPTLMQVKCPVLAINGEKDLQVPPEENLQAIEEALKAGGNKDYTVKEVPGLNHLFQTAQTGSPSEYTAIEETISPAALEMIGNWISEHIQEK from the coding sequence ATGAATCGTAATATTGTAATCTTTGTAGTTTTATTGCTTGTAACTGTAGCTGGTCCGGGGTGTATCTCCCAACCCGATAAACCACAATCAGAGGGTTCGCAACAGGATAATATGTCCGATGAAAATGTTCAAGATATAAAAGACATCGAAGGCATCTGGCTGGGAAGTCTGGAGGTTCCGGGAGGTAACGAATTAAGAATTTTATTTAACATCTCTACCGGACCTGAGGGTTTACCGACTGCTACCATGGACAGCCTTGACCAGGAAGCAAATGGCATACCTGTAGAAACAGTTACCTATAAGGATGGGGACCTGCGTCTTGAAGTGAAATCCATCAGAGGAGTTTTTGAAGGGACACTTAAAGAAGACAGAAAAACCATCGAAGGAGAGTGGAAACAGGCAGGGTCAGTTCTTCCACTTGTGCTTTCCCGTATTGATGAAAAACCTGAAATTCGCAGGGAACAGGACCCTGTAAAACCCTATCCATATGATGAAGAAGAAGTCGTTTATGAAAATACCGAAGCAGGAGTAAAGCTTGCAGGTACGTTAACCCTTCCCCGGTCTGAGGGACCTTTTCCAGCAGTAATTCTAATAACCGGTTCCGGTCCGCAAAACCGGGATGAAGGGGTTTTTGGCCACCGCCCCTTCCTTGTACTCTCAGATTATCTGACACGTCAGGGTATCGCCGTGCTCCGGGCCGACGACCGGGGCATTGGAGGGTCGACCGGGAACGTTTCGAATGTCACGTCCGAAGATTTCGCAGGGGATGTGCTTGCCGGAATTGAGTACCTGAAAAGCCGCGAAGAGATAGATCCTACCCGAATCGGCCTGATCGGGCACAGTGAAGGAGGGTTAATTGCCCCAATAGTAGCGGTGCGGTCTCCAGATGTTGCATTCATCGTGTTGATGGCAGGTCCTGGCCTTACCGGGGAAGAAATTATCCTGTTGCAGAGCGACCTGATTTCCAGGGCAGAGGGGGTAGACAATGAGACTATTACCCGGAATAATGTTCTTATGAAAAGCATGTACTCTGTGATAAAAGAGGAACAAAATAATACAATTGCCGAGAAAAAACTTCGCAAACTTATAATGGATGAAATGGCAAACATGAGCGAAGAAGAAAAACAGAATTCCGGCTACTCTGAAGCTACCCTTGACGCTCTGGTTAATGCTCAGGTCCAGACTCTTATATCGCCGTGGATGCGCTTTTTCCTGACATACGACCCCGCCCCTACCTTGATGCAGGTAAAATGCCCGGTCCTTGCGATAAATGGTGAAAAAGACCTCCAGGTGCCACCTGAAGAAAACCTGCAGGCAATTGAGGAAGCCCTTAAAGCTGGAGGCAATAAGGACTATACTGTAAAAGAGGTGCCAGGGCTCAATCATTTATTCCAGACCGCTCAGACAGGGTCTCCTTCTGAGTACACAGCCATTGAAGAGACAATTTCTCCGGCTGCTTTAGAAATGATAGGAAACTGGATTTCGGAACACATCCAGGAAAAGTGA